A single Lolium perenne isolate Kyuss_39 chromosome 6, Kyuss_2.0, whole genome shotgun sequence DNA region contains:
- the LOC127334624 gene encoding protein ADP-ribosyltransferase PARP3 isoform X2: MVHETRSRTHATEEGKAAPKRQKAENKEQEGGQQGPSKSKSDEPEVPAKNKKLKGEESELNGKENATKEFTDFCKAIREHLSVEDMRKILEANEQDASGSEDAVVPSCEDMIFYGPLEKCPICSGQLECKGWKYKCKGKYSEWASCIFSTNKPPRKSGSIKVPDNISNDFVNKWLKQQEGKGYPKRDMDENAHIFSGMMIALSGRMSRSHAYFKEQILKHGGKVNNSVLGVTCVVASAAERDRGGSGGFAEALERGTPIVSENWIVDSIQKKEAQPLDAYDIVSDVVPEGKGLPLNKLDPSEEAIETLAAELKLAGKRSVHKDSKLDKDGGCIFEKDGVIYNCAFSVCDLGSEMNHFCILQLIMVPEKHLHLYCKKGPIGHDQLAEERVEDFGSRVNDAVKEFVRLFEEETGNEFEPWEREKKFVKKSMKMYPLDMDIGFDVRHGGAALRQLGSAAAHCKLDPAVSFLIKQLCSQEIYRYALTEMAQDLPDLPIGMLTDVHLRRGEEVLLQWIRDAEPAPESPPAADAYWIEISNKWFTLFPTTRPYTMRGFEQIADNVASGFETIRDINVASHLIGDISGSTLDDPLSECYKKLGCSINCVPEDSEDYKMIVKYLQKTYEPVKVDDVVYGVSVDRIYAVESSAFPSYSEMQKLPNKVLLWCGTRSSNLLRHLHKGFLPAVCHLPVPGYMFGKAIVCSDAAAEAARYGFTAVDRPEGYLVLAVASLGEEIKEITGTPGSEDVKSLEEKKTGVKGVGRKTTDESEHFTWRDDVKVPCGKLMPSGNKDGPLEYNEFAVYDPKQVSIQFLVAVRYDEQNMEVVPDE; the protein is encoded by the exons ATG GTACACGAGACAAGATCACGAACGCATGCGACTGAAGAAGGGAAGGCTGCCCCAAAAAGGCAGAAGGCAGAAAACAAAGAGCAGGAAGGGGGGCAGCAGGGGCCCTCCAAGAGCAAGTCAGATGAGCCAGAGGTTCCGGCAAAGAACAAGAAGCTCAAAGGTGAGGAATCTGAGCTAAATGGGAAGGAAAATGCCACGAAAGAGTTCACAGACTTCTGCAAGGCAATAAGGGAACACCTCTCTGTTGAGGACATGCGCAAGATCCTTGAAGCTAATGAGCAAGATGCTTCTGGATCAGAAGATGCCGTTGTTCCAAGCTG TGAGGATATGATATTTTATGGACCTTTGGAGAAATGCCCAATATGTAGTGGTCAGCTTGAGTGTAAAGGGTGGAAATACAAGTGCAAAGGGAAATACAGTGAGTGGGCAAGCTGTATTTTCAGCACCAATAAACCTCCAAGGAAAAGTGGTTCTATAAAGGTTCCGGATAACATTAGCAATGATTTTGTAAACAAG TGGCTGAAGCAACAGGAAGGGAAGGGGTACCCAAAACGTGATATGGATGAGAATGCCCATATCTTCTCGGGAATGATGATTGCGTTGTCTGGGCGGATGTCACGCTCCCAC GCTTACTTCAAGGAGCAGATTCTGAAGCATGGAGGAAAAGTGAATAATTCTGTGCTTG GTGTCACATGTGTAGTCGCGTCTGCAGCCGAAAGAGATAGAGGTGGCTCAGGAGGATTTGCTGAAGCACT GGAGCGTGGTACCCCTATTGTTAGTGAGAACTGGATAGTTGATAGCATCCAGAAGAAGGAAGCTCAGCCTTTGGATGCTTATGATATTGTATCTGATGTTGTCCCAGAAGGCAAAGGACTGCCACTTAACAAGCTTGATCCAAGCGAGGAGGCCATTGAGACTTTGGCAGCAGAG CTGAAACTTGCTGGCAAAAGATCAGTGCATAAGGACTCTAAACTGGACAAAGATGGTGGGTGTATCTTTGAGAAAGATGGCGTCATCTACAATTGTGCCTTTTCGGTGTGCGATCTGGGATCCGAGATGAACCA CTTTTGCATTCTGCAGCTGATCATGGTACCTGAAAAACACTTACACCTTTACTGCAAGAAGGGTCCAATTGGCCATGACCAGTTGGCAGAGGAACGTGTTGAAGATTTTGGTAGCCGCGTCAATGATGCAGTTAAGGAATTTGTTCGTCTATTTGAGGAGGAGACTGGAAATGAGTTtgagccatgggagagagagaagaAATTTGTGAAGAAAAGTATGAAGATGTACCCTTTGGACATG GATATTGGATTTGACGTGCGTCATGGAGGTGCAGCACTTCGTCAATTGGGATCTGCAGCAGCACACTGCAAGTTGGACCCTGCCGTCTCTTTTCTTATAAAGCAGTTGTGCAGCCAAGAAATATACAG GTATGCACTGACAGAGATGGCTCAGGATCTGCCTGATCTTCCAATCGGGATGCTTACAGATGTCCATTTGAGGAGAG GAGAGGAAGTGCTACTTCAGTGGATCCGAGATGCGGAGCCGGCACCGGAATCTCCCCCTGCTGCTGATGCATACTGGATAGAAATAAGCAACAAGTGGTTCACCCTGTTCCCCACAACTCGTCCGTATACAATGAGGGGATTTGAACAGATTGCTGACAAT GTGGCATCTGGCTTCGAGACGATACGTGATATAAATGTTGCTTCTCATCTTATAGGAGATATTTCTGGCTCAACCTTAGATGATCCACTGTCTGAATGCTACAAGAAACTCGGTTGTTCAATCAACTGTGTTCCTGAAGATTCAGAGGATTACAAGATGATTGTCAAGTATCTCCAGAAAACATATGAACCTGTGAAGGTTGATGATGTG GTTTATGGTGTGTCTGTTGATCGTATATATGCTGTTGAGTCCAGTGCATTTCCTTCCTATAGTGAAATGCAGAAATTACCAAACAAAGTTCTTCTTTGGTGTG GAACTAGAAGCTCAAACTTGCTTAGGCATCTGCATAAAGGTTTCCTCCCTGCTGTTTGCCATCTACCTGTCCCTGGATACATG TTTGGTAAAGCAATAGTCTGTTCGGATGCGGCAGCGGAAGCTGCTCGTTATGGCTTCACGGCAGTCGACCGTCCAGAAGGGTACCTGGTCTTGGCAGTGGCTTCTCTGGGGGAAGAGATCAAGGAGATTACAGGCACACCAGGGTCAGAG GATGTCAAATCTCTGGAAGAGAAGAAGACTGGCGTGAAGGGGGTAGGGAGGAAGACCACAGACGAGTCGGAGCACTTCACCTGGAGGGATGACGTTAAGGTGCCGTGCGGCAAGCTGATGCCTTCAGGGAACAAGGACGGCCCGCTCGAGTACAATGAGTTTGCTGTGTATGACCCAAAGCAG GTGAGCATACAGTTCCTGGTCGCAGTGAGGTACGATGAGCAGAACATGGAAGTGGTTCCCGATGAGTGA
- the LOC127334624 gene encoding protein ADP-ribosyltransferase PARP3 isoform X1 produces the protein MSLSLEVHETRSRTHATEEGKAAPKRQKAENKEQEGGQQGPSKSKSDEPEVPAKNKKLKGEESELNGKENATKEFTDFCKAIREHLSVEDMRKILEANEQDASGSEDAVVPSCEDMIFYGPLEKCPICSGQLECKGWKYKCKGKYSEWASCIFSTNKPPRKSGSIKVPDNISNDFVNKWLKQQEGKGYPKRDMDENAHIFSGMMIALSGRMSRSHAYFKEQILKHGGKVNNSVLGVTCVVASAAERDRGGSGGFAEALERGTPIVSENWIVDSIQKKEAQPLDAYDIVSDVVPEGKGLPLNKLDPSEEAIETLAAELKLAGKRSVHKDSKLDKDGGCIFEKDGVIYNCAFSVCDLGSEMNHFCILQLIMVPEKHLHLYCKKGPIGHDQLAEERVEDFGSRVNDAVKEFVRLFEEETGNEFEPWEREKKFVKKSMKMYPLDMDIGFDVRHGGAALRQLGSAAAHCKLDPAVSFLIKQLCSQEIYRYALTEMAQDLPDLPIGMLTDVHLRRGEEVLLQWIRDAEPAPESPPAADAYWIEISNKWFTLFPTTRPYTMRGFEQIADNVASGFETIRDINVASHLIGDISGSTLDDPLSECYKKLGCSINCVPEDSEDYKMIVKYLQKTYEPVKVDDVVYGVSVDRIYAVESSAFPSYSEMQKLPNKVLLWCGTRSSNLLRHLHKGFLPAVCHLPVPGYMFGKAIVCSDAAAEAARYGFTAVDRPEGYLVLAVASLGEEIKEITGTPGSEDVKSLEEKKTGVKGVGRKTTDESEHFTWRDDVKVPCGKLMPSGNKDGPLEYNEFAVYDPKQVSIQFLVAVRYDEQNMEVVPDE, from the exons ATGTCTTTGTCCTTGGAGGTACACGAGACAAGATCACGAACGCATGCGACTGAAGAAGGGAAGGCTGCCCCAAAAAGGCAGAAGGCAGAAAACAAAGAGCAGGAAGGGGGGCAGCAGGGGCCCTCCAAGAGCAAGTCAGATGAGCCAGAGGTTCCGGCAAAGAACAAGAAGCTCAAAGGTGAGGAATCTGAGCTAAATGGGAAGGAAAATGCCACGAAAGAGTTCACAGACTTCTGCAAGGCAATAAGGGAACACCTCTCTGTTGAGGACATGCGCAAGATCCTTGAAGCTAATGAGCAAGATGCTTCTGGATCAGAAGATGCCGTTGTTCCAAGCTG TGAGGATATGATATTTTATGGACCTTTGGAGAAATGCCCAATATGTAGTGGTCAGCTTGAGTGTAAAGGGTGGAAATACAAGTGCAAAGGGAAATACAGTGAGTGGGCAAGCTGTATTTTCAGCACCAATAAACCTCCAAGGAAAAGTGGTTCTATAAAGGTTCCGGATAACATTAGCAATGATTTTGTAAACAAG TGGCTGAAGCAACAGGAAGGGAAGGGGTACCCAAAACGTGATATGGATGAGAATGCCCATATCTTCTCGGGAATGATGATTGCGTTGTCTGGGCGGATGTCACGCTCCCAC GCTTACTTCAAGGAGCAGATTCTGAAGCATGGAGGAAAAGTGAATAATTCTGTGCTTG GTGTCACATGTGTAGTCGCGTCTGCAGCCGAAAGAGATAGAGGTGGCTCAGGAGGATTTGCTGAAGCACT GGAGCGTGGTACCCCTATTGTTAGTGAGAACTGGATAGTTGATAGCATCCAGAAGAAGGAAGCTCAGCCTTTGGATGCTTATGATATTGTATCTGATGTTGTCCCAGAAGGCAAAGGACTGCCACTTAACAAGCTTGATCCAAGCGAGGAGGCCATTGAGACTTTGGCAGCAGAG CTGAAACTTGCTGGCAAAAGATCAGTGCATAAGGACTCTAAACTGGACAAAGATGGTGGGTGTATCTTTGAGAAAGATGGCGTCATCTACAATTGTGCCTTTTCGGTGTGCGATCTGGGATCCGAGATGAACCA CTTTTGCATTCTGCAGCTGATCATGGTACCTGAAAAACACTTACACCTTTACTGCAAGAAGGGTCCAATTGGCCATGACCAGTTGGCAGAGGAACGTGTTGAAGATTTTGGTAGCCGCGTCAATGATGCAGTTAAGGAATTTGTTCGTCTATTTGAGGAGGAGACTGGAAATGAGTTtgagccatgggagagagagaagaAATTTGTGAAGAAAAGTATGAAGATGTACCCTTTGGACATG GATATTGGATTTGACGTGCGTCATGGAGGTGCAGCACTTCGTCAATTGGGATCTGCAGCAGCACACTGCAAGTTGGACCCTGCCGTCTCTTTTCTTATAAAGCAGTTGTGCAGCCAAGAAATATACAG GTATGCACTGACAGAGATGGCTCAGGATCTGCCTGATCTTCCAATCGGGATGCTTACAGATGTCCATTTGAGGAGAG GAGAGGAAGTGCTACTTCAGTGGATCCGAGATGCGGAGCCGGCACCGGAATCTCCCCCTGCTGCTGATGCATACTGGATAGAAATAAGCAACAAGTGGTTCACCCTGTTCCCCACAACTCGTCCGTATACAATGAGGGGATTTGAACAGATTGCTGACAAT GTGGCATCTGGCTTCGAGACGATACGTGATATAAATGTTGCTTCTCATCTTATAGGAGATATTTCTGGCTCAACCTTAGATGATCCACTGTCTGAATGCTACAAGAAACTCGGTTGTTCAATCAACTGTGTTCCTGAAGATTCAGAGGATTACAAGATGATTGTCAAGTATCTCCAGAAAACATATGAACCTGTGAAGGTTGATGATGTG GTTTATGGTGTGTCTGTTGATCGTATATATGCTGTTGAGTCCAGTGCATTTCCTTCCTATAGTGAAATGCAGAAATTACCAAACAAAGTTCTTCTTTGGTGTG GAACTAGAAGCTCAAACTTGCTTAGGCATCTGCATAAAGGTTTCCTCCCTGCTGTTTGCCATCTACCTGTCCCTGGATACATG TTTGGTAAAGCAATAGTCTGTTCGGATGCGGCAGCGGAAGCTGCTCGTTATGGCTTCACGGCAGTCGACCGTCCAGAAGGGTACCTGGTCTTGGCAGTGGCTTCTCTGGGGGAAGAGATCAAGGAGATTACAGGCACACCAGGGTCAGAG GATGTCAAATCTCTGGAAGAGAAGAAGACTGGCGTGAAGGGGGTAGGGAGGAAGACCACAGACGAGTCGGAGCACTTCACCTGGAGGGATGACGTTAAGGTGCCGTGCGGCAAGCTGATGCCTTCAGGGAACAAGGACGGCCCGCTCGAGTACAATGAGTTTGCTGTGTATGACCCAAAGCAG GTGAGCATACAGTTCCTGGTCGCAGTGAGGTACGATGAGCAGAACATGGAAGTGGTTCCCGATGAGTGA